The genomic interval CCTGATCTTATGCTTACCAGATATCCACAAGTGcacagtttagaacatagaacactacagcacagtacaggccctttggcccatgatgttatgccaacattttatcctgctctaagatctatctaatccttccctcccacatagccccctatttttctaacattcatgtgtctacataagagtctcttcaatgtccctaatgtatctgcccccacaacctccgcaggcagtgcatttcacgcacccaccactctccgtgtaaacaaaaaaacacttatccctgacatcccccttataccctcctccaatcaccttaaaatcatgtcccctcttgttagccattgtcacactggggcaggagtcaataggattcaATCACGATTAGAAATACAGGCTGATTTCCCCACTTCTAACATAAGGAGCACTGAGATCAATCTCAGCATGTTGGCATCCCAGATAAATGAAAAGTGTACAAAGAATGGAtaagaaaaaataataaaaaattgttggaaatagtACAATAAAATAAAGGAATGTCGGTTGCAGAAGAATATAGCAGAAGTACCTGAGGGAAAAAGTGAGTAAATGCAGTCAACTCTTTTGGTGAGAGGGTATTGAGCTTTGAGTGGTTCCATTAAAGATCATGTTCAGTGATAGCTTGAGACTTGGAGCACATGCATAtgaagagaatttaaattcacatttgTGCCAGGCAATGAAACTCAAGTATACTTCAGATTTGACATTATGTTAATATTTAAGATATATCTGTGTTTTAGTCAGCCCTTtgaatattaaattaaattaagtaAGTAGGAAGGGAACTCTTTCTGTCTTGCATTAGGGAGGTGATCTCACTTTTCTCACTGTGCTTCCTGTTAGAGGCCAGTCTCTGGATGTAGTGGATCATTGCTGGTGGAATTGTGTTTATAATCTGACGTGCCACTGTTGTTTGGCTGCTCTCCATCTTCACCCCAATTGCAGCTGAACAGTAACAGGACTGTCCTGCTTTGAAGTTAGGCAGGAATGtgggtcttttttttgtttgttaaatAAGCCATGTCAGCAATGAAATATGTCATTCTAGCTCTCTGTGGATATTCAAAAGGCTTGCGTCATTGAAGTTTTTTTGTACACCACCACTGCACTCTCTGTTAACTAGTATCAGTCCTTGGCTCTAGATTCTGGTGAGTTTTTAGTCTTCTTTCCACAATGTTAAATGTTCAGTTGCCAAAACAACTATGATTAGAGCTTTCTCTGGTTTGTAATGAATGTAGTTTGCAGATGGGAATCCTGTTCTATTTATTTGCTATGGTGTTTTCTTTGAGTCTCAAGCTGTAATTCTCAAGCATTTTATACTGACCTTTACAACATCAATTTGCACATCATCTTTAAAGGTAAATAATATTCTCAGCAAAAACCTGTAGGTAACTCTGTGAATTGAAGAGCATTGAACATGAGCACACAGAAATTATTCAAAGCTTCTTCACTGCGAAATGTGACCTTTGGTTAAAAAATTTTGGGACATCGTTCACATGTGAAAGCAAACTGATTCTGAAAGAACTAACAAGGACCCACTTGCTGcagtcaatttatttttaaaggtcagtgttgtcatggtAAAAGCTCAAAAGGAATTTTAACTTGTTTATACTTCAAGAAGGGCTCGACAACATGGCTGGTGATGAGACTTTGTCATTGCTGATCTGAACcctgtaaatatattttaatttaaaactttaaagTAAATATATTAACAATTCAGAAATGTTTATGCTTGCTTTGAATCAGCTCTGTGGTGGTACTTTTGTCATGCAACTTCTATACAAGTAATCCTGATGTAGGGCAGTCCCTCCGTGGACGATTTGCTCCCACtctgttttgtgggttctgaggtgactggtgaggcCTGTATTGGAACTGCAGGCTGTTCGATCATTGGAGCAAGAGGTGCCTAATGTGGCAGGTGGTTGGGTAGTTTGAGGTGGTCCGCTCCCTCTGCCTTTTGTACAGGGCTTCTGatacatggacttgaggttctcaataagaGAGCTATAACAATTATTTTATCAAActaatttatttgttttatgtatgtagtctttctttctctctttcatctACTCTACTAGCTGCAGgaccattttgttttcttatcaTTCCCATTCCTGTGTGCACATTTCCCAAAAGATAGCAAAAGCTGGGAGTTTGTGTCCTTCTGTTCATTTGTGACTATCTAGTTTCCTATTTCACTTGCATATTTCTCTCCACTAGATACCTTGAGGTAAAAATTCCTTTTCCTGCCTCTGTAAACAAAAGGGGCCTTGTGGTGAGCAGATCCTCTGCACAGGTTGGAGCTCCTAGGAATTCAACCCATGTCCTCCATGAACGATGCACAGAGGCCAGCAGATATTCACACTGAGGTCAAATAACTTGGTACACAAAGGCGCACACACTTTCTGAAAGTACACTGGCATGTTCAAGACTCACGAACAGAGAAACAAGCCTGTTTCATCATTTATTAATGAAAATCATCCTTGTATGGTCTACCATTGAGTGGTATcagtcttcagaatcagatttattatcattgatttataagacatgagatttgttgttttgtggcagcagtacattgcaaagacataaaagtcattataaattactaaaataaataaataatggggaaaaaaggaataacaaggtagtgatcatggacagttcagaaatctgatggcagaagggaagaagctgttcctaaatcactgagcttgggtcttcaggctcctgtacctcctccctgatggcaggaatgtgaagagggcatgttctggatggtgagggtctttagtgatggatgccaccttcttgtgtCACTGCTTCTGGAAAATGTCCTTgttggtgatggagctggctgagtctaaagtCTCTGCAGCAGGGAGTACACTTGGCTTTTTGCTGGTGCCACAAACCTTACTGCCAATGTAACAATGCCTTCCCATTGGATACTGCCAATTAGGTGTCTGAATCTTGATGTCCCCATCCCCCAATACTGCTTCTTATCCTGATGTCACCACCTCCAACTCCACTCTCACTGTTGTCATCAGCTCCAGACAAGATTCtccctcccatcccatcccacatCCTGCTGTTTACTGCTTTGCTGAACTCTTCTTCCAGTTGTGAAGTTGAGGAGGAAGTGCTGCTTTATGCATTTATGTGTTTGATGGCCTGTTCTATCACACTCAACACTTTGTGTACCATAAAACATTGCTGGAAGGGGACCTGACACTTAACTGGTACAAATAACTGGCACTGCTTTAACCTGTCCCTTGTGCCAAGGAATTTCTAATCCAGTATTTCTTAAAGTAAGTTGGCGGAAATTTGGAGAAAACAACCAAGCATTATTGtttctaaagcaaaatactgcaaacgttggaaatcagaaataaaactggaaaatgctggagatactcagcaggtcaagtgggatctgtggagagaggaacagagttaagttTCAAAACAATGGCCTATCAGCTCTGATGGGAGGTCATCGACCTGCAGCATTAACTTAACTTCCCTCTCCATAattggtgcctgacctgctgagtactttcagcattttctgctttcacaagaacacaagaaaataggagcaggagtaagcccaCCAGACCCCTGAAACCTGACCAATGATTCAAAATGTTCGTGGGTGATCTGCCCTGGACCTCAACTCCTCCACTGTGCCAAGTCCACAGTGATTGGGAGACTCAATCCCccaacctttcaaaaatgtatctagctccactttaaatacttctaaaagCTGGTCTCCATcactttctagaacatagaatatagaacatagagcagtagagcacaggaactggccttcaacccacaatgttgtgctgaactaattcagccaatgatgcctaattacattaatcccttctgtcagcacgtggtccatatctctccattctctgcatattcacgtgcctatctaaaagcctcttaaacatctctgttgtatctgcttccaccaccgcacctggcagtgtattccaggcacccaccactctctatgtaaaaagaaagcttgccctgcacatctcttttgatcttaccccctctcaccttaaatgcatgtcctctagtattaaacattttgacctgggggagaaagataccgcctgctctactctatctatgcctctcataattttataaacttctattaggtctcctctcagcctctccagagaaaacagtccttGTTTGTCTACCCTctcctgggacagagaattctagAGTTTCCATTCAACCCTCACCAGACAAGGTTTGTATGGTTTGTTGTAATAACCCATACAGTTTTCTTTAATTCTCCTCAGTGTGTTATGTTGACAACCATTACATAATAGAACAATCTATAATAGTTCTGCAGCAGTCAGAGAGATCCACATATTTCCAGGAGGTGATGGGGTTTGAAATGTCTGGCTTGCTAAGCATGCATGCATGAAAAAACTGGGATTGGGAAGAGGAGTCATCTTTCCTCTTGGCTGGCAACGTGGCGGTCCCCACATGGCTCCTTTTACAATCCTAGACTGATCCTCCTAGAGGTTGCTTGTCTCCAGCTGTGCACCTAATAGTTGATttattgtttctgtgctctgtgctaCAGTAATCCACAATTAGTCCCAGTGTTTTTGTTCTTTCCACATAGCTCTGAATCTTTCTCTGCTTCAAATGCCACTCTGTTTTTTCCTGAAGAGACaccagagtcatagattcatcaTCCTTTATGTTCCAAAGTCCATCCACCATCTATTGAAATAAGCTTCTCACCTTCTGTCCTCACTTTCCTGGCAACCATTTGAAGTTGATGACTCCTTGTTATTGGTTCTCCAACCAAAGGAAATAATGTTTCCACTTTAATCCTACTGAAACTCTTCATAAGATTGAAACCCTCAATTAAAATCATCTTGACCTTCCCTGTCGCTGTGGAATCATGTGATTATTTCCCATGCTTAAAAGAAACACGAACAGGATATGAAAAATAATACAACTGCTTTGGattgttaaaaaataaatcaatcacAACTTCACCATTATAAGACACACTGCTTGGGTTACACAATCCCACTCCACCCAATTGAGGCTTTTCATTATTCATGCCACACTGGTGCATATACAGTGGTTTCCATCGAGGACATGTGGACCACCATGAAAGAAGTTTTCCCTTGTCATTTTCCTGTAGCAAGTTTACAATTCTGccacatacagcacagagaacaAATCTTATCTTTCTTTcaattaagttttttaaaaaaagttgtaaaTCATTCATTACATTGTTCACTTATGTAATCACTATTCTAATTGTTTGCAACTTGTCAATAATAGTTAAGTGTCCCACTGGTGTCTTGTTGAAAAGCAGACACTCCTTAAGTCAACCTGACATTCCAGCTAACAGTGTAATTTATTTACAGAAACATTGCAGCCAACTTCCCTTGGTAACTGATTCATAGATTCCAATCATCATCCATCATTAATGTTTCCCTGATCTAGGTTTTGCCCAAGAGAACGACAGCCTCCACAAAAACAGATTTTCCACTTTTCATCTATTTTGGGGAAGGGGTAAAATGTAGTCGTCTCTCCTGCTTCCTGTCTGTCATTGCTGCCTCTGGGATTTATGATCAATAGTGATGTCAGACTCTCATTATGTCAATTGTTATTTTGAGGAAATGTGTCAACTCACACCAGGTATGACCCTGGCTGCGAATGATAGCATGCAAACCTTGAGTTTGAAATTTAGAGATTAAACTTCACTTCAGGATTTGAATGAATAACCCAaaaaacattttagtgcaaaacatggagagggagagagctgaATTATTGGAAATAATAACTTTCAGATGAAAAgtcaagttaaaataaaaatttccATATTTGGATGATGATATTCAAAATGGAAGCCATTGAAAGCTATATGAATTTGATGTACTTGTTGACCTCTTAAGAACCTTTCCTGTTCTACCTATTAGTCTGCATTACCGAAGGGATTTAAGATTATGGAACACCTTACATGTTGCAGTTAATCCCAgagaatttcattttttttctttaacatgGGAAGAACTACATTTATTGGAGAGGGAAGCGATCTCACTTGAAAAAGGGACagttaaaaaaatgcaaaagaaaatagtGAAAATTGTAGAGGATGATACAGTATTCTGCTCTGATTTAAGTAGCAAGAAGATCTGGTATTCTTACAattaaaggggcaacttttcaatAAACTGGTAGGGTGACACTAGAATCAAAACCAGACTTCACTGTTTAGtttaatggcttggatgaaaaGACAGAACATAGTGTATCCAATGCCTGGTGATTATACCCATTGCACCATTTCATGTGCAAACCACGCAAAGATTAATATTTGGCTGTTTTTGTTTACTCCCATTTCAAGCTGAAGTTGGGCTCATTGGGGAATTGGACCAAACACTTCCTGTGGTGATTCATCCTAACACAAAATTTCATTTCTCTTTGTGTGATGACATCATCAAGGCATTCTGCTCATTTCAATTATTTAatgacagaaattggatcaagaGATTGTAACCAATAACCTTTTCAATTTGCTCACATATCACCTACTGTTTTGTCTAAGGATGTTGTTCTCTCCCAGCCCTGGCACAGAATTATTGTCACTGGCAGATTGCAGTCCTCAGCTAAACCCCTGGCCAATTATGGCCTCTGACTCATCCCAACCCCATCACAGCCTATTAGAGCATTTGGTTCATCCCTGGCCCCATCACAGCTAATTGTGCAACCCAGATCGTCCCTGACCCCATCCCTCTCCATGACCGTAACTCCATGCAGCCTTAAGACATCCTCTCCCCATTCATCGACTTCCAACTTCTCTGTTAATTGCTCACCTTGGTCAGTTTTCCACCCCCACCTATGACCTCCTCTCTGCTAAAGATCCCTCAAGCAGCAGTGACTTATTTCCCATGGGTCAAGGTGCCTATGCTGTTGCTGCTCTCTGTCCAGCAAGAGGCAGTGGTTGTGAAATACACAGGTTAGTTTTTAACATTCATTAAAAGGGGAGTAAGCCATAATAAAAATTACTTAAGCATGGATGTCCCAATTCGGTGACTCTTTTTCAACCTCTGATTAGCCATTAGCTCTAAATGTAACACCAGAGATCCCGGAAGTCCAGTTTCAAAGTAGAAGTTTGCTGTGGTTACAAAGCTAGTGGGAAAAAGAATTGTGAGGAGGCAAAGGAATATAGACAGGTTGAGCTAGAGGGCAGGAGGTGACATAGAGCAATATGTGGACAGATGTGAGGTTATGCTGTGggaaaacagaatatattttaaattgtgaGAAACCACTAAAGCTTGGTATGCAGTGGACCTACGTGCATTGGTTCATGGGATCCCGAAAGTAAACATGCAGGATACAGCAAGCGATAAGGAAGGGAAGTAGTATGCAAGGGTGGAGTACAAAAGAAAGgaagttttattgcaattgtacaggttTTAGTGAGAGctgatttggaatactgtgtgcagttttggcttGGAAGAGAGAAATTTGTTTAGGTAGGGTGTAAATCTTTGGATTTCCCTAACCTAGAGAGCTGCAGATGCTCAGCAACATGGTATATTTAAGGGTAAGATGGAAAAATATTTGACACTAAGTGTATCACAGATTGAGAATTAGGCAGGAAAATTGACTTGAGGTGCACGgtcaaatggcagaacaggctggaATGGCTGCAGGGTCTACTCCTAATTCTGATGTTTTTGGGGTTGGAAAAAAcctggatgctgttgaggagCTCTCCCAATGGACCAGTTGACTGCTAAAGCTACACATTTAAGGAACCATTCTAGGAATTTTAGCATCTCATCATGTTAAATCTCTCAGCACAGCATATGTATAAATGATTTTAAGTTACTGACGCAAGTATTAGATTGACCATTATTAttgtctctgagtcagagagttgtgggtgtaaGCCTATTTTTATGTCCTAATTTAGCCTGGCCCTTTACTCCATTACTTCATTTATTTGATGAGTGCATCACACAATCtttcaaattacatttaaaaatatatctttCTCTTTGTTCAGATTGATAGAACTATGAATTGCTCCATTCAAAGATTCTGTTGTTATCCTTGTCTGCATACCTTAGTCAACCAATAACACCAGTAGCAGATTAATCAGTCATTAATTTAATTTACTGTCTTAGAGCCTTGCTTTATGCAGAATTAATTGCTACATTTGCCTATATGATAATAGCATTGAAAGTATTTTGAATGTCCTAGCACTACAATAAGGTGCACATTTCCTTTCTTTGCATTAACTACAATAAATCTGTTTTCAGAAACATTAGATTTGAGGCAAGTAAATGGCTCTTTGATGCCTTACTTGACAAAGATGAAGATCAAATCATGGAACTACAGCTGAAGCATGGACAGGTTGGATCAGACAGGAGCTGCCAATTCTGCAAGCCGCTTCTCTCCCAACAGACAAACTGGTTACATAAACCAATTGGGTCATCATAATGGCAAAGAAGACTCTGGGTATGGCTCATTCTCTCCTACTTTCAGCGCTGCAGAAAATGTGTCACTTCTACACTGCAGCCATAGACCCTGGCAAACAGGGAAAGTGTTCTACCAGGGCCCTGATTCAGACACTCAGCGATGGACTGGCACAAAGCCAACATCTGTAGTCTGTGATGCTGGTGCTATGGGCAATGAAGAGAGACCTGTCTTCCTATCCATGGAGAACTATAACAACAATGGTCATGGTAGGGAGTATAATTGGTCaaaacctcctcccccaccaactcGTCATGATAGTTTCCTTGTTATCAGACAACATGATGGTTTTGGCTGTTATCACACCCGTGATGGATCGAACCCACAAGATGTGTCTCAGAGATCATCAGTTGAGAGCAAGATGCTAGGGATGACTCTTGAAAACAATTGCCAATCTAAAGAGACATCAAGCCTGCCCCAGACTCCCTTTTTGAACGCTTCATTAAAGAATACTGGTTTTGTGCCAGAGAAACACAGTCAAACAGTTGAAGGTGCAGGAAATTTTACTCCTAAAAGGATTGAGAAGGCACCTCCAAACAACATAACTAActcgtctctctctcttgccCATCACAATTCTGGCAttgcatttgactgtgtggaaTCACAAAAACAAATCCACTGTCTCCCATTGGCATCTGGACAGAAACCAGTTCTTGTTAGTCCTCGCCATCCTGAGCTACCATCTCCAGTAATGTgtggtagggtgaatgcacgcagtcaaGAAATATCACCACATTTTTACGTCACCACCACATATTCGCAAACACTTATGGGGGAATCTAGGCCTGCCAAAGGCTTTCCAGGCTCTTCCCAATCAATGTGCCCTGAAGACAAGGAAGGACGAAACCCTGAGGTGAATTATAAATTTAATGTAGTTAGAGGATGCAAAAACAGACAAAGATCATTGAGTGAGGCAAGTGCCAGACACTTATTACATCAGCCACTTGGTCTAGATAACAGTGCCCACAACTGCCAGATCTTCTGTGGATCTAATGAGTATTCACGCATCCCTAAAACAcatcttcctgtgacagagtctgTTCAGGTAAGAAAGCAGTGTAGCCAGAGGAAAATGAGAAACAGCACTGGCAGTGTAGGACATCAATTAGTTCCATGTCCAGAAGCAAGAAATAACTGTGATGTTTTTGAGAATCTCTTGAAGCCAGCAAACGAAACAAGCAGTCCTGGTGCAATCACTGCTGAAAATACTCCAATGTTGCATCGTCTTGCCTTCGAAGCCACAAATGTTGGGAGAAGTTCACCAACGAGCCCTAAACAAAAATTTCATCTCTCTGGCGGCCAAAAGGACATGCATGGACAGAATGGAGGAAGCCAGGGTCTGTGCAGAGCACTCGAGAACAAAATGACACAGCTACAAAAATGCAAGAGTTCTTCTCGGCTTCTAAATGAATCCATTGACCTCAGCCAATTGAATGAAGAAGCTCCAGACACCTCAGGCTCATCAATCAATTCTTCCAAAACTGCTTATAGAAACCAAGTAAAGCATGCACAGTCTAAGGTTCTGAAGGAGACCTCTTTTAAACGTAGAGACCTCCAGCTTAGCTGGCCAAACAGAGCTAAGCAAAAGCCCATTGGGAGGCCAAGCATTACACATTTCCAAACAGACTCTTTGTCTGACCCAAGTCGCATTCCCGATGATCCAGCAGCCACGTCTCCACCATCACAAGGATTGCATGAGAACCAAAGGGTAAAACCTCTGGATCCCCAGCACAAGGCCACCCGAACAGGGAGCAGGAAAAGGCTGACATTGCTGGAGAAGAAAATGTATTCTTCAGAACCTGAAAAGATAAATCAGTTGGGTGTAGTGTGTAGTCCAAGGAAATGGGGGCAGGCagagaccttcaagttcccagATATGCAGGGCAACAGTAGTCTCGTGACATCAAGGAGACAGCTGTTTGAAGCAGCAAATACATCACAGGTGAAGTTAAAGCAGATTCAGCATGAAGCTTTGGTCGAGTATATTGGCCGCAGGAGAAGTCCTAGACCCTGTGCCACAGAATTAATTAGTGATCAATGGCTGTTTTCAAAGCCCGTCCAGCACAGGAGGCTTTTGGAGAGCAGCTGCtgtcaatattccaggtgcagtcccgTCCAAGGATCAAACATATCCCAACACAAATTAGCCGAGAGACCTTGGGATAATTCCTCAGAAACCTCTTCTGGCTGCAGTACTAGATCTCCCAACCATCCCTTAAGCAAGTCATTTGAGCTTCAGCACTTTCCAAAGTGGACAGATGCCTGTTGCATTTCTGAAAAACTTGGCTCCACTGATGATCTGCAGGACCAGCCGGAgtttgttcattttggtaggcgTGCACGGTCAAAGTCATTTCCATTACCTCAGCAGGTATGTACCCAAAGTAGAATAGTTAACAGCAGTTGAGCACACCTATTTGGCTATGAAAGTCTACTGTGGGCTGGCAGATGTGATTGCTACTCCAGACCAGATGGTTTCCAAAGAATTATTGGGCAGCTATGATGAGAATAagaatgagaaacagaagcaCAGAAATAGATTATGAGAACTGTGGGAACTTTTTGCAAAAAATAGTTGAGGATTGTAGACTAAGTGCAAAAACAATCTTGATAATCTGCAAGAATTTAAAACATGAGGGTATTTCCACGTGTATTAAAGGACTCTGCAGCAATGAAACTTTGAGGCAGGCAcgacagtgtagcagttagcataacgctattacagccagtgacctgggttcaatttccaccgctgtctgtaaggagtttgtacgttcaccccgtgtcagcgtgggtttcctctgggtgctccggtttcctctcacattccaaagacgtacgggttaggaagttgtgggcatgctatgttggcgccagaagcatgacgacacctgtggcctgcccccagaacactccacacaaacaaatatgcatttcactgtgtgtttcgatgtacatgtgactaataaagaaatcttatcttacattctgTGACTAAAACAATCAGGAATTGCTTGCTCCTAAAGCTTTGGGTATCAAGGTTTGAGTTAACCTggtgaggtggaggtgggggggggggggggggggggggggtggagatgggaagaaattctcTCTCTTGCAGAACAAATTTGGCATTTTAATGTTTCTTAACCATAATAAGATTCTGCATTAAAGAAGAATTAGTAATGCATGTTGTTTGCTAGGTTTGTTAAGGATAACCAGTATTGCTACTTCTGCTGTTCTTTCTATCTTGATCTACCACATCGCTTTTCTCTCCTGTATGCCTTGAATTACGTTTTGCAAATTACCTGTTCCATATCCTAACCACTCTAAATGTACAGGGATTTCACcttgtttccctctccaatttATTAATGACTACCTTGTACTTACAGCCACAGGTTTTGAATTCCCTTGCaagcattctctccacatctgtcATCTCCAAAATATTCAGAACATCAAtaacctccatcagatcttctGTTTCCTAAAAAAGTAAACCAACTGTTTGACCTTCTTGATAgtttctgctcctatccttgcaaTTCTTTTTCCTACTACAATGATTCTATGTCCATTGTGAAATAGAAGCAGCTGagtggtgcagtgagtagagctgctgcctcacagctccagaaaccctggTTCAATCACAATTGCCAATgctgtctgcgaggagtttgcatgttctccctgtgactctgtgggattccccaggtgctc from Pristis pectinata isolate sPriPec2 chromosome 4, sPriPec2.1.pri, whole genome shotgun sequence carries:
- the shroom1 gene encoding protein Shroom3; the encoded protein is MDRLDQTGAANSASRFSPNRQTGYINQLGHHNGKEDSGYGSFSPTFSAAENVSLLHCSHRPWQTGKVFYQGPDSDTQRWTGTKPTSVVCDAGAMGNEERPVFLSMENYNNNGHGREYNWSKPPPPPTRHDSFLVIRQHDGFGCYHTRDGSNPQDVSQRSSVESKMLGMTLENNCQSKETSSLPQTPFLNASLKNTGFVPEKHSQTVEGAGNFTPKRIEKAPPNNITNSSLSLAHHNSGIAFDCVESQKQIHCLPLASGQKPVLVSPRHPELPSPVMCGRVNARSQEISPHFYVTTTYSQTLMGESRPAKGFPGSSQSMCPEDKEGRNPEVNYKFNVVRGCKNRQRSLSEASARHLLHQPLGLDNSAHNCQIFCGSNEYSRIPKTHLPVTESVQVRKQCSQRKMRNSTGSVGHQLVPCPEARNNCDVFENLLKPANETSSPGAITAENTPMLHRLAFEATNVGRSSPTSPKQKFHLSGGQKDMHGQNGGSQGLCRALENKMTQLQKCKSSSRLLNESIDLSQLNEEAPDTSGSSINSSKTAYRNQVKHAQSKVLKETSFKRRDLQLSWPNRAKQKPIGRPSITHFQTDSLSDPSRIPDDPAATSPPSQGLHENQRVKPLDPQHKATRTGSRKRLTLLEKKMYSSEPEKINQLGVVCSPRKWGQAETFKFPDMQGNSSLVTSRRQLFEAANTSQVKLKQIQHEALVEYIGRRRSPRPCATELISDQWLFSKPVQHRRLLESSCCQYSRCSPVQGSNISQHKLAERPWDNSSETSSGCSTRSPNHPLSKSFELQHFPKWTDACCISEKLGSTDDLQDQPEFVHFGRRARSKSFPLPQQNELAPNLNKESLRQIDNNDTPARPSTAKIKSVTEVSANWKYCDNKHVNMALNKSRFERQRGKSLDEPESSNGRPATQLSRSTDQLCCSDADGEPTEGNHAALEWKRAPLPLPELPSSKQNWIKLKRHIINSQTSQDETAIVYERSSDMTKSRSFSYSAEPVAPISPSPPSPLRKSPAWTYSHSSPSSQEDDVYFENSSVKSENSGTDLCLASEKIYVQFNLSQQHPKNMFESSSLAIAANKEIEVTEQTMSGKNSLSTVNFAQMHPTENDMERHKKDRLVDLASLPLCSESGVEMPMPVSTAGVAKSELKTENTKASLVKVHQGNRKETSQQFSTDPRNTSVQLRMKTKSPEELRMEKLMKEIIDEDHSLADVLDPNPTTKTIMDLVEGLFQNDTLVLDACQRREQLYSQTTEAETKRKDKQDIQSPSLPEPNTQPKVPNKINLRQDVSKERGECPSDVTEKKKELISTIRRKLLKLQKTKAGLHEDIKMNTLLGEDIEAWINDVCKPNEIQKYKTFIEDLDKVMNLLLCLSSRLVRVESALSKVNESTDLEEKQSLNERHQMLSRQHEGARGLKEHQDHRERVTFRILTNYLTEIQLQHCHHFVQMRKALLIKQKEVEEHLRLTEEQLGFLENSL